The Syntrophorhabdaceae bacterium genome has a segment encoding these proteins:
- a CDS encoding nucleotide sugar dehydrogenase has protein sequence ERCSMKNIWSPRLTSGVTIANYLRREQLIVLESTTYPGTTDEDVRKILEETGLKAGEDFYLAFSPEREDPNNKDFSISNIPKIVGGYTTKCLHVAKTLYDCIVVKIIPVSSTKVAEAAKLLENIYRAVNIALVNELKILFDRMGIDIWEVIEAAKTKPFGFHAFYPGPGLGGHCIPIDPFYLTWKAREYDVPTRLIELAGEINTNMPYYVVNKTVGALNERGKSIKGSNILILGIAYKKDVDDTRESASFRLMELLEEKGAVVDYNDPYFPQTPRMRKYKISKESIPLTKENLSKYDCVIIVTDHSSYNAHFIAQNAALIIDTRNLIGKAGIVSEKVVKA, from the coding sequence GGAAAGATGCAGCATGAAAAATATTTGGTCTCCACGATTGACATCAGGGGTCACTATTGCCAATTATCTCCGAAGGGAGCAGTTAATAGTCCTTGAATCAACAACATATCCAGGCACTACAGATGAGGATGTGAGGAAAATACTTGAAGAGACAGGATTAAAGGCAGGAGAGGACTTTTATTTGGCATTTTCACCTGAAAGAGAAGACCCTAACAACAAAGATTTTTCCATCTCAAATATACCTAAGATAGTTGGAGGATACACTACCAAATGTTTACATGTTGCAAAGACATTATATGATTGTATAGTTGTAAAAATTATTCCTGTATCTTCAACAAAGGTTGCAGAGGCTGCAAAGCTTCTTGAAAATATTTATAGAGCAGTAAATATCGCACTCGTCAATGAATTAAAGATACTCTTTGATAGAATGGGCATAGATATATGGGAAGTAATAGAAGCTGCGAAGACAAAGCCCTTTGGTTTCCATGCCTTTTATCCTGGCCCTGGTCTTGGCGGGCATTGTATACCCATCGACCCCTTCTATCTTACATGGAAGGCACGGGAATATGATGTTCCCACCCGCTTAATTGAATTAGCTGGAGAGATAAATACCAACATGCCTTATTATGTTGTGAACAAAACTGTTGGGGCATTGAATGAGAGAGGAAAAAGCATAAAAGGCTCGAACATATTGATACTGGGAATTGCGTATAAAAAGGATGTAGATGACACCCGTGAATCGGCTTCTTTCAGATTAATGGAATTGCTGGAAGAAAAAGGAGCTGTTGTTGATTACAACGACCCTTATTTTCCGCAAACCCCGAGGATGAGAAAATATAAAATAAGTAAGGAATCAATTCCTTTGACAAAAGAGAATTTGTCAAAATATGATTGTGTTATAATAGTTACTGACCACTCAAGCTATAATGCTCATTTTATTGCTCAAAATGCCGCACTTATTATTGATACAAGAAATCTTATAGGTAAGGCAGGTATAGTAAGCGAAAAGGTGGTGAAGGCATAA
- a CDS encoding secondary thiamine-phosphate synthase enzyme YjbQ has translation MIIHADTIYLETKGFGDTIDITQKVKMIAKDSSIEVGLVTVFCPGSTGTITTIEFESGVIRDLKNALERIVPSDITYEHDNRWGDGNGFSHVRAALMKPSLSIPIIKGALTLGTWQQIVFIDFDNRKRQRNLIVQVMGK, from the coding sequence ATGATTATACATGCAGATACAATATATTTGGAGACAAAAGGCTTTGGTGATACCATAGATATTACCCAAAAGGTAAAAATGATTGCAAAAGATTCAAGTATTGAGGTTGGGCTTGTTACAGTATTCTGTCCTGGTTCAACAGGGACTATTACCACCATTGAATTTGAGTCAGGTGTCATAAGGGACCTCAAAAATGCCCTGGAGAGGATAGTCCCATCTGATATAACATATGAACATGATAATAGGTGGGGTGATGGAAATGGATTCTCACATGTAAGGGCAGCGCTTATGAAACCATCTCTATCTATACCTATTATTAAAGGCGCCTTGACCCTTGGGACATGGCAGCAGATAGTATTTATAGATTTTGATAACAGAAAAAGGCAAAGAAATTTAATTGTTCAGGTGATGGGCAAATGA
- the kdsB gene encoding 3-deoxy-manno-octulosonate cytidylyltransferase, with translation MNAINKKVIIIPARYASTRLPGKPLLEIKGKPLIQWVYEAAARSQLKDDIYIATDDSAIRDKAKSFGAKVVMTDKLCSSGTERVYEAVKSIGGDIIMNVQGDEPFIRPDMIDLLFSEMERHKYDMSTLCTFIADEHEYKDPNTVKVVIDIHGFAIYFSRSPIPYLRDGKLQIFKRSSGKDTFIYKHIGIYSYTKDFLEKYINIPKGFLENAESLEQLRVLENGFKIKVLVADYDGFGIDTEEDLKKAMKIL, from the coding sequence ATGAATGCAATAAATAAAAAGGTCATTATTATACCTGCCAGATATGCATCTACAAGGCTACCTGGAAAACCTTTATTAGAGATAAAAGGAAAACCCCTGATCCAGTGGGTATATGAAGCAGCAGCAAGGTCACAATTAAAAGATGATATATATATTGCAACAGATGATAGCGCTATAAGAGATAAGGCTAAATCTTTTGGTGCAAAGGTAGTTATGACAGATAAGTTATGTTCCAGCGGCACAGAAAGGGTTTACGAGGCCGTGAAGAGCATAGGCGGAGACATTATAATGAATGTCCAGGGTGATGAACCTTTTATAAGACCAGATATGATCGATTTACTTTTCTCTGAAATGGAAAGGCATAAATATGACATGTCAACTTTATGCACCTTTATAGCAGATGAACATGAATATAAAGACCCTAATACAGTAAAGGTGGTGATAGACATACATGGATTCGCCATTTATTTTTCTCGTTCACCAATACCATATCTAAGGGATGGTAAATTGCAGATATTTAAAAGATCGTCAGGGAAAGACACTTTTATATATAAACACATAGGCATTTATTCATATACAAAAGATTTTCTCGAAAAATATATTAATATACCAAAGGGTTTTCTCGAAAATGCAGAGTCTCTTGAACAGTTGAGGGTTCTTGAAAACGGTTTTAAGATTAAGGTTCTTGTTGCAGATTATGATGGCTTTGGTATAGATACAGAAGAGGATCTAAAAAAGGCAATGAAAATATTGTAA
- the uvrA gene encoding excinuclease ABC subunit UvrA, with translation MDKIIIKGARQHNLKNIDVVIPKNKMVVITGPSGSGKSTLAFDTIYAEGQRRYVESLSSYARQFLELMDKPDVDYIEGLSPAISIEQKTLSKNPRSTVGTVTEIYDYLRLLFARIGRVYCYGCGKEIKSQHAPQIVDHILSFGSGTMLTVLAPIVRGRKGEYKKELDDLRKQGFTRIMIDNKPYDLYEDIVLDKNKKHEIDIIIDRIKIREGIERRLYEAVELALQKADGIVKIDIEGKGEVIFSERFACPDCSISYPEIEPRMFSFNNPYGACPTCYGLGVKEYFDPELIVPNQDLSLREGAVIPWGEKNPAFFLPFIEGFIQHYNIDIWQPFRELPKHVQDAILFGSNGEEIEFYYDRGSRREIVKRPYEGVIKELERDYKNASVYEKDRYERFINLIPCPACNGARLKKEVLWVKINGLNIYDISRMTIARCLEFFKNIELGSKEQEIARVILKEIISRLKFLMDVGLDYITLSRNSATLSSGESQRIRLATQIGSGLTGVLYVLDEPSIGLHQRDNERLLATLKRLRDIDNTVIVVEHDHDAIVSADYVVDLGPGAGENGGQVVFQGIPDELSRHQDSITGLYISGREEIKIPEKRRKSKGFIRIRGARANNLKNIDVDIPLGVLTVITGVSGSGKSSLVVDTLYPLLKQKLYRSKERAGEVERVEGFEAIDSVIDIDQSPIGRTPRSNPATYTGVFTYIRELFAKLPESRIRGYKEGRFSFNVKGGRCETCTGEGFVKIEMQFLPDIYIVCDVCKGKRYNRDTLEVKYRGKSIADVLEMTVTQASEFFDSIPHIKNKLKVLNNVGLGYIRLGQAATTLSGGEAQRIKLSRELSKRETGKTLYILDEPTTGLHFADIEKLLKVLFELVERGNSVVVIEHNMDVIKCADYIIDLGPEGGENGGRIVAKGTPEEIILCQDSYTGRFLKRYLNRDHGKKS, from the coding sequence GTGGATAAGATAATCATAAAAGGCGCACGCCAACATAACCTCAAAAATATAGATGTAGTAATACCGAAAAATAAAATGGTAGTTATAACCGGACCCAGCGGTTCAGGTAAATCCACCCTTGCCTTTGATACAATCTATGCCGAAGGACAGAGAAGATATGTAGAATCCCTTTCATCATATGCAAGGCAGTTCCTTGAGCTTATGGATAAGCCTGATGTAGATTATATAGAAGGGCTTTCGCCTGCCATAAGTATAGAGCAGAAGACCTTAAGCAAAAATCCCCGCAGTACCGTAGGGACAGTGACGGAAATATATGATTACTTAAGGCTTTTATTTGCCCGTATCGGAAGGGTTTACTGTTATGGCTGTGGCAAGGAGATAAAAAGCCAGCATGCCCCTCAGATTGTGGATCATATTCTTTCTTTTGGCTCAGGGACCATGCTTACTGTTCTTGCGCCCATTGTAAGGGGCAGAAAGGGTGAATACAAGAAAGAACTCGATGACCTGAGAAAGCAGGGTTTCACAAGAATAATGATCGATAATAAACCTTATGATTTATATGAGGATATTGTCCTTGATAAAAACAAAAAACATGAAATCGACATAATAATAGACAGGATAAAAATAAGAGAAGGTATAGAAAGAAGGCTTTACGAGGCTGTGGAGCTTGCCCTTCAAAAGGCAGACGGGATTGTTAAGATAGATATTGAGGGAAAAGGCGAGGTCATCTTCAGCGAAAGATTTGCCTGCCCTGATTGCAGCATAAGTTATCCTGAGATAGAGCCAAGGATGTTTTCTTTCAACAACCCTTATGGTGCATGTCCTACTTGCTATGGCTTAGGAGTAAAAGAGTATTTTGATCCGGAACTTATAGTTCCTAATCAAGATCTATCATTAAGGGAAGGGGCTGTAATCCCCTGGGGTGAAAAGAATCCTGCTTTTTTTCTCCCTTTTATTGAGGGTTTTATTCAACATTACAATATAGATATCTGGCAACCCTTTAGAGAACTTCCCAAGCATGTCCAGGATGCTATTTTGTTTGGTTCCAATGGAGAGGAGATAGAATTTTATTATGACAGGGGCTCGAGGAGAGAGATAGTAAAAAGGCCTTATGAAGGGGTTATAAAAGAACTGGAAAGGGATTATAAAAATGCCAGCGTTTATGAAAAAGACAGATATGAGAGATTTATAAATCTAATCCCATGCCCTGCATGCAATGGGGCAAGGCTAAAAAAAGAGGTATTATGGGTTAAGATAAATGGTTTGAATATTTACGATATATCAAGGATGACTATAGCAAGATGTCTTGAGTTTTTCAAAAACATTGAATTAGGTAGTAAAGAACAGGAGATAGCAAGGGTTATACTCAAAGAAATCATTTCAAGACTTAAGTTTTTAATGGATGTTGGATTGGATTATATCACCTTGAGTAGAAATTCTGCAACGCTTTCATCTGGTGAGTCACAGCGTATAAGGCTTGCCACGCAGATAGGTTCAGGATTGACAGGTGTTTTATATGTCCTTGATGAACCGAGCATTGGCTTACACCAAAGAGACAATGAGAGGCTTCTTGCTACATTAAAGAGATTAAGAGATATTGATAATACCGTTATTGTAGTCGAACACGACCATGATGCCATAGTATCTGCAGACTATGTGGTGGACTTAGGCCCAGGTGCCGGAGAAAACGGCGGGCAGGTGGTGTTTCAAGGAATACCTGATGAATTGTCCAGACATCAAGATTCAATAACAGGTTTGTATATATCAGGAAGGGAAGAGATAAAGATTCCTGAAAAGAGAAGAAAATCAAAAGGATTTATAAGGATTAGAGGCGCCAGGGCAAACAATCTTAAAAATATAGATGTTGACATACCACTGGGTGTTTTGACTGTAATAACAGGTGTTTCTGGATCAGGCAAGAGTTCCCTTGTAGTGGATACACTATATCCGCTCCTCAAACAGAAACTTTACCGTTCAAAGGAAAGGGCAGGGGAAGTGGAAAGGGTAGAGGGTTTTGAGGCAATAGACAGTGTAATTGATATAGATCAATCACCCATAGGTAGGACACCACGTTCTAATCCTGCCACATACACAGGTGTCTTTACTTATATAAGGGAACTTTTTGCAAAACTACCTGAATCAAGGATAAGGGGATATAAAGAGGGAAGATTTAGCTTTAATGTCAAAGGAGGCAGATGCGAAACATGCACAGGCGAGGGGTTTGTAAAGATTGAGATGCAGTTTTTGCCTGATATATATATAGTCTGTGATGTCTGTAAGGGTAAGAGATACAATAGAGATACCCTGGAAGTTAAATACAGGGGGAAGAGTATTGCCGATGTCCTGGAGATGACAGTAACTCAGGCATCTGAATTTTTTGACTCCATACCCCATATAAAAAACAAACTAAAGGTCCTGAATAATGTAGGTCTCGGCTATATACGGCTGGGACAGGCTGCAACAACCCTTTCAGGGGGTGAGGCGCAAAGGATAAAACTTTCAAGAGAGCTATCAAAGAGAGAGACAGGCAAGACCCTTTATATCCTCGACGAACCAACAACGGGTTTGCATTTTGCCGATATAGAAAAACTTTTAAAGGTTCTCTTTGAACTTGTAGAAAGAGGCAATAGCGTAGTGGTTATAGAGCACAATATGGATGTAATAAAATGTGCCGATTATATCATAGATTTAGGCCCTGAAGGTGGCGAGAATGGCGGCAGGATAGTTGCAAAAGGGACACCGGAAGAGATAATATTATGCCAAGATAGTTATACAGGGAGGTTTTTAAAGAGATATCTAAATCGAGATCATGGAAAAAAGTCTTAA
- the dtd gene encoding D-aminoacyl-tRNA deacylase gives MKAVLQRVKRATVEVDNQVVGTISNGILVFLGIGTGDTIQDIQWMVDKIVNLRIFEKERGRMNESLIDIGGEVLVVSQFTLYGDCTRGRRPSFSGAMPSAEAKKMFEIFLEKMKERVARVESGIFQAYMDVNLINDGPVTIILDSKELR, from the coding sequence ATGAAGGCAGTATTACAAAGGGTTAAAAGGGCCACAGTAGAGGTAGACAACCAGGTAGTTGGCACAATTAGTAATGGCATTCTGGTGTTTTTAGGGATAGGCACTGGAGATACTATCCAGGACATTCAATGGATGGTGGATAAGATAGTCAACCTGAGGATCTTTGAAAAAGAGAGAGGCAGGATGAATGAATCACTTATTGACATAGGTGGAGAAGTCCTTGTAGTCTCTCAATTCACCCTTTATGGAGACTGCACAAGGGGAAGGAGGCCATCCTTTTCAGGTGCCATGCCCTCAGCAGAGGCAAAAAAGATGTTTGAGATTTTTCTGGAAAAGATGAAGGAAAGGGTAGCAAGAGTAGAAAGCGGTATCTTCCAGGCTTATATGGATGTTAATCTTATAAATGATGGGCCTGTAACTATTATATTGGATTCGAAAGAATTAAGATAG